The following DNA comes from Marichromatium purpuratum 984.
CCCGGCGAGGCGGTCGCGCGGGCGGTTGTGACGCAGCCAGTCCTCGGCCCAGGCATGGTCAGCGGCGCTGAGCGGCGCGCGCTCCGGGACCACCGCCTGGCCGTCGAGCGCGACCCTGAGCGCGAGCCCGGCGAGACCGAGCAGGATCAGCAGGCTGAGCCAGCCGAGTCCCTTGATGATGAGATGCATGATGCGGACTCCTGTGCGGCGCATGGCGGGCAGGGTAGCGGCTGTGCTGCGCGCGGCCAAGCCCGCGGCTTGCGGGGTGCGTCCGGCGCGGTCATGCTGGGATGATCCGTGTCAGACCGAGTGAGGTGATGGTGATGTGTCCGATCCGTGCGTTCGAGGGGCGTCGTGCGGAGATCGACCCAGACGCCTGGGTCGACCCGAGCGCGGTGCTGATCGGCGCGGTGCGACTCGCCGCCGCGGCCTCGGTGTGGCCGGGGTGCGTGGTGCGCGGTGATGTCGAGCGCATCGAGATCGGTGCCGCCAGCAACGTCCAGGACGGCTGCGTGCTGCACGTCTCGCACGACGGCCCCTTCCGCCCGGGCGGCGCCCCGCTGCTGATCGGTGAGCGGGTCACCGTCGGTCATCAGGCGCTGCTCCACGGTTGCGAGATCCGCGAGCGCTGTCTGATCGGCAGCGGCGCCCGCGTGCTCGACGGCGCCCTGATCCATCCCTACACCCTGCTCGGCGCCGGCGCCCTGGTCACCCCGGGGCAGGAACTCGCCGGCGGTCAGCTGTGGCTGGGCGCGCCGGCGCGCCCGGTGCGTCTGCTGAGCGAGCGCGAGCGGGCGCAGATCGACTACTCGGCCGAACACTATGTTGCGCTCGCTGCGCGCCATCGTGCCGCCTTGGCGGAGGTCGACGGATGAGCCGGCGAGCACGACGTCCGGTGGCCGCGTCGCACGATGCGAGCACGCAGGCAGCCCTGGTCGATGCCTTCCGCGGTGGCGATCTGTCACGTGCCGAGACCCTGGCTCGACGTCTCACCGCGACCCGTCCGGGCGCGGCCTTCGGCTGGAAGGCGCTCGGCTCGGTGTTGCTCGCCGAGGGTCGTCCACGCGCGGCGTTGGATGCGCTGGAGCGGGCGCTGGCGCTGGCCGGGGACGACCCCGAGTGTCGCAATACCCTGGGCCGTGCGTTGCTCGACCTGGGCGAGCCCGCGCGTGCCCTCGAGGTGCTCGAGCGCGCCCGGGTGCTGCGCCCGGCAGACCCCATGGTGCTCGGCAACCTCGGCGCCGCGCTGCAGGCGCTGGGCCGGAGCGAGGCGGCGCTCGTGCCGCTGGCCCGCGCCGTGGCGCTGGCGCCGGACTCGGCCGCGGCGCTCAACAACCAGGCCGGTGCCTTGCTCGTGCTCGATCGCGCCGCTGCCGCGCGCCCCTTGCTGGAACGGGCGCTGGCGCTCGATCCCGGGCTGGTGCAGGCGCGTGCCAACTGGGTGCGCAGTGTCGAGATGCTGCGCCCCGACGCGCCGTCCCCGGCGTTGCGCGGCCTGTTGGTACGGGCGCTGGATGAGTGTTGGTGCATGCCGCAGCGGCTGCTCGTGCCCAGCTGCGCGCTGCTGCACGCCGAGCCGAGCATCGCCGCGCTGATCGCCCGCGCCGCCGTCCACTGGCCGGGGTCGCCGACCTTGGCGGTGCTCGGCGGTGCCTCGGTGGTCGCGGCCCTGCTCGACGACGCGTTGCTGATGGCGTTGCTGCCACGGGTGATCCTCGGCGATGTCGGGCTCGAGCGGTTGCTGACCCTGTTGCGCCGGGCGTTGCTCGTCGAGGTCGAACGGGCGCGACTCGACGCCGCCGGGCTGGCGCTGCTGGTGGTGATCGCGCAGCAGTGCGAGCTTGCCGAGTTCGTCCATGACCAGACCGACGAGGAGACCGCGCGGGTCGCTGCGCTGCGCGCTGAGCTGGCCGAGGCGCTGCGCTGGCGCGCGCCGATCGCCGCTGAGCGGGTGGCGGCGGTGGCCGCCTATCTGCCGCTCGGCTCCATCCCCTTCGCCGAGCGCCTGCTCGAGCGGGACTGGCCGGAGGGGCTGCAGCCCCTGCTCGAGCGTCAGCTCGTCGAGCCTCTGGCCGAGCGGCGTCAGCTCCAACACATCGAGCGCTGGGCGCTGACCGAGGATGTGGTGAGCCGGCGGGTGCGCGCGCAGTACGAGCGCAATCCCTATCCGCGCTGGCGGGTGAGCGAGCCGGTGCTGACGCCGGCGCCCGACCTGCCGGCGCTGCTGCGCCAGCGTCTGCCCGGCGTCGAGCTGGAGGGCGTGGTCTGCCCCGAGACGCCCGAGGTGCTGGTCGCCGGCTGCGGCACCGGCGAGCACGCGATCGCCACGGCGCGCCGGCTGCGTGGGGCGCGGGTGCTGGCGATCGACCTGTCGCTACGCAGTCTCTGCCATGCCCGCGCGCGCAGCGAGGCCCTCGGGGTCGCGGTGCGCTATGCCCAGGCCGATCTGCTGGCGCTCGCCGCGCTCGACGAGCGCTTCGACCTGATCGAGTCGGTGGGGGTGTTGCACCATCTCGACGATCCGCTCGCCGGTGTGCGGGTGCTCGTCGGGCGTCTGCGGCCCGGCGGGGTGATGCTGCTCGGGCTCTACAGCGAGCGGGCACGCGCAGCCGTGTATCGTGCGCGGGCGCTGGTGGATGCCGCCGGGATCGGTGACGACCCGGCGCGGATCCGTCGCGCCCGTCAGCGACTGATCGAGGCCGCCGACGAGGAGCGGGTGCTGCGTCCGCTGCTCGATTCGCCCGATTTCCACTCGATGAGCGGTTGTCGCGATCTGCTGTTCCACGTCCAGGAACACTGCTTCACGCCGTCTGGGCTTGCCGATCTGTTCAGTGATGCCGGACTGGAGCTGCTCGGCGTCGAGCTCGATCCGACCCGGCGCGCAGCCTATCGCGCGCGTTTCCCGGAGGATCCGACGGTGGCCGATCTGGCGCGGCTCGATACCTTTGAGCGCGATCATCCGCTGACCTTTGCGGGGATGTATCACTGCTGGGTCCGGCCGCGCGCCGGGACGCGGCCGGACTAGACGGAGGGGCGATCAGCTACCGCGCAGCTTGGGTGGACGGGGCTCGGGCTTTTGACTGATACGGTGCTCGAGCTGCTCGGGCGGAAGCGGCGGGGCGTAGAGTTCGCCCTGGGCGTGCGGACAGCCGATGGTGAGCAGCAGTTCGCGCTGACCCTCGGTACGTACGCCATCGGCGAGCAGGCCGATCTCGAACGACTGGGCGAGGGCGACGATGGCGTGTACCACGTCGAGATCCTCCTGGGCCTCGGGCAGGTTCTCGATGAAGCCGCGATGGATGCTCAGGGTGCCCACCGACAGCCGGCGCAACAGCGAGGGGGCGAGCCAGCCGGCGCCGACGTCACGCAGCGTCAGGTGGACGCCGAGCTGGTGCAGGGCGGCGAACAGCTCGACGATCTGATCGCTGTGCTTGAGCAGCAGCCCCTCGGTGAACTCCAGCTCGAGCTGATCGCCGGCGAGTCCGTGGGTGTCGAGCGCGCGTGCGATGGTGCTGGCCAGATCGAGTCGCAGCAGCAGCGGCTCGGAGACGTTCAGCGCCAGTCGTCCGACCGGCAGCCCCCGGCTGCGCCAGCGCTGGAACTGCTCGCAGGCGCGGTTCAGCGTCCAGTGCCCGAGTTCGACGAGGAAGCCGCCGTCATCGGTCAGTGGCAGGAAGCGCTCGGGCGCGACCAAGCCGAGTTGCGGCTGGTTCCAGCGCGCCATCGCCTCGATGCCGCACCATCGACCCGACTCGACGTCGACGCGCGGTTGGTAATGGAGCTGGAAATCACCGCGCTCGAGCCCCTCGCGCAGCTGGCCGATGAGCCGCTGGCGCTCCTCGGCGGCGGCGTCGGTGTGGATCGCCAGGCAGCGATAGGCGTTGCGTCCGCCCTGCTTGACCGCGCGCAGCGCCGATTCGGCCTTGGCGAGCAGCAGGTCGCGGTCGCGGCCGGTGCTGGGATCGAAGGCGATGCCGATGCTGGCGGTGACGAAGACCTCGTGTTCGCGGATGTGAAAGGGCGCGGCGAGGCAGTTCTGCAGTCGCTGGGCGATCGATTCGGCCTCACCGATCCCGGGGATCTCCTCGAAGATCAGGCCGAACTGATTGGCGCTGAGTCGGGCGAGGGTGTCGGCCGGGCGGATCTCGCTGCGCAGGCGCAGCGCCACCGAGCGCAGCAGTTCGTCGCCGATTTGCGGGCCGAGATGGGTGTTGATGTTGGCGAAGCGGTCGAGATCGATGAGGAAGAGGGCGAGCGGGATCTGCTTGCGCTGGCGCAGCTCGATGGCGTGCTCCAGCCGGGAGTTGAACAGCAGCCGGTTGGGCAGCTTGGTGAGCTGATCGTAGTGGGCCAGGTACTCGGCGCGGCGCGGGGTGTTGAGGGTGGCGCTGTGCTCGGCGAAGACGCCGACATAGTTGAGCAGGTTGCCACGGGCGTCGACGATGCGGTGGATGGCCAGGCGCTGGAGATAGATCTCGCCGTCCTTGCGGCGGTTCCAGACCTCGCCGATCCAGGAGCCGTGCTTGAGCAGGTGACGCCACATGCCGACGAAGAAGCTGCGCGGGTGCCAGTGCGAGTTGAGCAGGCTGGGATTGCGACCGAGGACTTCGGCCTCGGTATAGCCGGTGATGCGGCTGAAGGCGGCGTTGACGGCGATGATGCCGCCCTCGGGGTCGGTGATCAGCACGCCCTCGGAGGTCGCGGCATAGACTGCGGCCGACTGCAGCAGACGGCGCTCGGCCTCGCGCACCAGGGTGACATCGCGGACATTGATCACCGCGCCGGCAAGCTGGTCGTCGTCGCCGTGGTGTGGACTGACCCGTATCTCGAGGTCGCGTGGTTCGCCGTCGGGGCCGGGGCGACGCAGATCCTCAGCATGCTCCTTGGCGTGCGCGAGACAGTGCTCCAGTGCCTGCTGCAGCGCGGCGCCGAGTGTCTGGTCGGAGATCACCCGGCCAAGTGGCTGATCGATGACCGCGTCGTAGTCACGATCGAGCGCGTTGAGGAAGGCGCGGTTGACGGCGCGGATGTGGTGCTCGGGATCGACGAAGGCGAGCCGCTCGGATGAGGCGGCGAGGATCTCGCTGTAGTGCGAGAGCGCCTGCTCGGCGCGGTAGCGCTCGGTGATGTCCATGACCACGCCGCAGATACGGGCGTCGCTCTCGGTGGCGCGCGGGTCGATATGGCCGGTGCCCTCGACCCAGCACTCGCTGCCATCGGGGCGCTGCAGCCTGAAGCGCACCTGGATCGGTGCGTGGGATTCTCCCGCCTGCTCGAGGGCCTGCTCGACGCGCGGACGGTCGTCGGGGTGGATGAGCCCGAGCGCGTCCTCGAGCATCAGCATCTCGGTCGGGGGCAGCCCCCAGATGTCGTACCAGGTGCGGGTGACGCGGACCTGACCGGTCGCCACCTCGAGCTGCCAGTTGGCGACCCGGGCGAAGGCCTGGGCTTCTTCGGTATGGGCTGGATACTGGTTTGCGAGTTCGCTCCGGGCGGTATCCATGACCATGACCAGCCATTGCGTCTCCTGGTTCTGGTAAGGCGATACCGCCAACTGTGCCCTCAGCTGCCCGTTCTTGGTCGCCAGCAGGATATTCAGTCGCCGCGGCGATGCCTCGTGAGTGGCGATGTCGAACTGTGCGAGTAGCGCGGGGGAGGCATATGCGAGCAGATCGCTGAAGCATGTGCCGCGCAGTTCGGTGCCGGGCTTGCCGATCAGTTCGAGAAGCGGGCGATTGACTTCGGTGATGCGCAGTCCTTGGTCAAGGAGGAGCGCTCCTTGCGGGATGGCTGAGAGCAGAGACATAAAGGGTTCGGGAAAGGTTTTTTTTCGGTTTCAGGGAGGTGTGTCGTTCCTGAATCGATCGGGGAGTTTGGCCGGTTCATATGATTTGGATATCCGTTTTCCGGTCTGGGTTACCAGCAGCCACTGACGCCGCCACTGCCGGATGCCCCTTTCTTCCCTGACTGGTCCAGGCTCAATGTCGCGCACTTGGTGTCATGTGTGCTTTGTGCGCCGATGGGGAGTGCTTCTATGGTGTAGGTGCTGCGGCCGAGATCCTTGACGGTGATGGTGTATCTGGCATCGATACCGTCATCGCTGCTGCAGGACAGGTTCGGGGCGGCGCCCGCGTACGACATGTTTTCGGTGTAATAACGCTCCATGAACTGGGCGTATTCACCGATACAGGATTTGGCACGCCCACGATAGGTCTTGGTGACCTGGTCGATATAGGAGGGGTAGGCGATCGCTGCCAGTATGCCGATGATGGCAACGGTGATCATCAGCTCGATCAGCGAGAAACCAGCGCTGTGCTTCTTTCCCATGAGCTTAGTACTCCAGGATCTCTCGCCAGGAGGCGCGGTTGATCGAACTCTCCGGTGCACGGATCTGGATCGTCTCGGTATCGCTGTTGTCGAGAACGACCTGCATGAAGTTGGCGACGAAGGTCGGTTGGTTGGGGACGTGCGAGAATCCGATCCCGGATACCGGGGTCGGTTCGCCGCCGACGTCGAGCGTGTCACTCTGGTCGAATTCCCCGTCTCGGTCAATGTCGAAGATCCCCTCGCTGAGTCTGGCGCCGGTGAAGGGGTCGATCGCCATGACGAAGCCGTTACCCGTGGGTTGGCAACTGTCACTCGAGTCGGGTATGCGGGTGGTGCTGAACAGGACTGCGCCCTGGAATTGGTTGGGCAGGGTCATGCGCTCGCCCTCGCGACCATTGACCGGTGAGACGAGGTCGATGTACCAGCCGCTCTTGTCCTTCAGATCGTCGCTCCCTCCCTCGGAGACGACCCTGACGGCCAGCTCGTCGACCAGCCCTTCGGCCAGGATCTGGCGAGCAACGAGGTTGGAGCGGCTGGAGATGGTCTGACCTTCGTCGACCAGGCCGTACCAGGTTTGCACTTGTGTGTCGGCGATATCGGTCTCGTTGAGATAACGACCGGTGCCGAAGAAGACCCAGCGTAGATCGCTGTCGGGATCGACGCCGACCAAGGGTGAGGCGGTGATGGGCTGAGCGATGTTCGAGGCATCTGTCGCAGTGAACAGTAATCTGCTCTGTGGGGTGTTGCTGGAAAGGTTCTCGAACCTCCACAGGTTGCCCTTCAGGTCGCCGGCATAGGCAGTGTCGGTGAAGCCGTCACCGTTCGAGTCCCATGCATAGATCGCCGACAAGGCGTTGTCGGTTACCGCCGTCGGCTCCACGCTCACCGCGTTGCCGTCGGCCACGTTGATCACCAACAGCTGGGCTGTGCCGCTCTGGTTGTCCGGGCCGTTGCCGAGCAGGACGCGCCAGTCGCCGTCGTCGACCTGAGCGACGATCGGCTTGCCGATGTTGCGGCCGAGTCCGGGGATGTCTTGTTCGTCCCTTTCCCAGAGCAGCGAAATGTTGGTCGGATCGGTGACATCCAGTGCGAATACCCCGGGGCCGCCTCGCCCCAAGGTCCCGATCAGCACGCTCCTCCAGGCCCCCGAGGTATAGACGTCTGCCACCGTCAGCTCACCATCGACGAAGTAGCGATGGGCATAGTCGGGATTGGCCAGGGACACGAGGCCTTTCGAGAAGACAGCGTTGGGGATGAATGCGTAGACCTCTTCTCCGGTGGCGGCATCGAATGCATGCAGCATGCCGTCGTTTGCGCCGACGTAGAGTGTTGCTGAACGACTCTGCTGGTTGCGACTGAAATTGGCATAGCTGCTGGCGCCGAGGAAGGTTGCGCCGACATAAAAGGACGGGTCGGGTGAGGACACATGGACAGGTGCTGAGTTGACGATGTCGCCGAGCAGGTGCTGGCGACTCCTCAGGGTTCCGCTCGGCGTTTCGTTCGAGGTGTCTCCACGGAGATAGTCGACGATCGAACTCGATTGCAGGAGAGCTTGCTGAGAGCTGCTGAGATTATCCCAGGTGAAAGGTTCGGCGGTTTGCGAGTCCGGGCGGTTGAAGAAGATCTTGCGGGCATCCCAGGCAGGAAGAGCGTCGTTTGCGCTCCACTCCGGTGTTTCGCTGAGGACTCCGGTCTGGGTGTCCATGCTGAAGGCCTCGACATCTCCGTCCCAGGAACCGCTGACGAAGCTCGCTTGGTAGCTTCTGGTGTCGGTACTCAGCTCCGATGAGTTGGTCGCCAGTCCGCTCCCGGTTCCCACGGTCTCCTCGACGATGTTGCTGAATGCCTGGGTCAGGCTTTCGATCATCTTGTCAGCTTCGCTGGCGACATAGAAGTTGTCGGGGCGCTTGTCGCCTGTCGACAGGATGTCGCCTGTCGTGTGCCACCAGCTGTCGGGGAGTGGTTCGGTCTGCTCGTAGGTTCGGTAGTCGTCCGGTACGGAGAAGCCGCCGTACTTGGTGGCGAGCCAGTACTGATTGCGCGCGCGCGACTCCAGTCTTTGCGCCTCGCGGACATCGACCCAGTAGGTCGACACGGTTTGCTTGTCGATAAGGTCTGGACGGATATCGCGGGTATGGGCGTCATAGGCGAGTCCCACGATGTAGGCCGAGTTCTCGCGTCCGGTGAAGGGGGTATTGATGGTGATGCCTTCGAGGAGCGCGACGCGCTGGGTCGCGGTCACGACGTCGATGCTACTGTCGCCGCTGACTTCGCTTGGGACCGCCGGTTCGTCGCGGGTCCGGCTGTTGCCCGGCAGGTTCTTGTCCCTGTGGGTGTTGGCGTCGCCGATGCCGAGGATGACGCTCTTCTGGCAGTAGTGCTGGATGGGGTCCTGCCATGAGGTGATGACGGGGAAGCCATCGGCAAGCTGATATTGCTGGCTGTAAGAGCCCGAGATGTCCGAGTATCCGGAGACATTTCCCTGATGCTTGAAGTAGCGTAGCGCGGCATAGAAGAGTTCGCTGACCGGGTCGATGCTCTTGTGGTTCGTGCTGGTCATCTCGCCGAACTTGTTGAGATAGTTGATGACGCCGCTATCCTCGACACCGGCCGCGCCGAGCGTCAAGGTGATATCCGATGGGGTTGGGTTTGGGGTCAGGACGCCGGTCGCCAGGTCCCATTCGGGGTTCGGGTTCTCGATGGTGAGTCCGGAGTCATCGATCATGTTCTCTCCGATGAAGCGCATTCCGGCTCTGAGTACTCCGCCGTCCCGATATTTGTTCGAGTCGTTCAGGTATCCGAAGACCGCATAGCGAATCCTGCTCGAGTACTCCTGAAGCAATCCCTCGGGTTTGTAATGACTGCCGTATCGTACACAGTTCGCCTCGAGTGAAACGCTCGGGTCGCAGACCTTGACGCGAACATGTGCCTCGAAGGTGCTCGACTGGGAGTCAGAAGATTTCAATGGATAGGGAATGTCGCTGTCCGTGGTCGACACCGACAGGTCGTCGATATAATACGTGTGCCCACCATGGACGACGACACGATCGAAGCGGTTGTAGCTGTTGTCGGTGATCCCGCTGATACTGCCGAGCTGCTGATTCCTGTCATCAAAGACCTGGAGTGAAAGCTCGCCATCATCGTGTGAGGTGAGAACGAAGCGATACCACTCGTCTTCAGGTCTGTTCCAGCTCTGTCTGGATCCCACCGATGATGCACTGCCACTGTTGCGCTTTTCGATGCCGAATTGTGTGCTGGTGAATACGATGCCGTAGCCGTCGAAGTCAGAATCGCTGATCGACAGGCGATCGGCATTTCCTCCTCCGCTGTTCGATGGGCGATAGATCCAGCCGGTGAAGACGAAATTGCGATCGATCGTTTGGGGCATTGTCCTGTAGCCCCCATTGGGATCGTTCGAGCTCGTCTTGCGCAGGCTGCCGGGTATCGCATCGACAGAGCGCGAGCTGTCTCTTGACACCTCTCCGTTACGATACCTGTTCCACCCGGAAGAGAAATCTGAGTCTGCGAAGACCTGCTGGCTCGCTTGTGCGTTACCGATCGAACCGAAATCGTTCGGTAGAGTGAAATACATCCTGTTGCCGAGACCGTTGATGCGAATGTTTATCCAATCGGCTGCGAAGGGGGTTGCGCCAGAGACGAGCGATTCATCGCTTCCGGATTGAGGTGTTCTTCGCTCGGGATAGACATTGGTGCCGCCCTGGCCATCGTGTCTTGCCTTTTGCAGCCAGGTTTCCCCGACTGTGTCGCGGTATCTGTATCCCCCCGAAAGGGCCGCGCGGAAGGGGTCGATGGTCTGGGTTGCCGCCCAGTTCATGAAGTTTCCACTCCATTCACCATCTCCAGAGCACCTGTGATCGTTGGTGGTGGATGAAGGGTAGAAATGGCGTTCTTCCTCGGCCGACTCGATGCCTTCGTAGCGATAGCACTTGTTCGAGTCGAAGTAACCTGCGTAGGCGCGGTCCTCGGTGTACGCGCCGAGGTTGGCGAGGCTGTTGATCGTGGGCCACTCCACGGAGGGGACCAGCGCGAGGTTGCCGGGTACATTGGTTCCTACGGACAGGGGGGTCTGTGAAACCATGTCTGCGCATGCCAGCTGTGAGATCAAGAGCGTGGCCAGTGTCAGCTTGATTTTGGTGATCGACCTTCTCGGGCGGTTCTCGAGTTCAGTGTGCATGGAGCTTGCCCCGCGATGTCAGAGGTTCCTTTCAAAGATGCCCGAGAGGACGACGAGTGCACGATCCTGTACCGCGGTCGGGCTGGCGCTCCGCGCGATGACGCGATAGTAAGCGACTTCGCCGCCGCCGCCGCCGCCGCCGTACTGCATGTTGTTGGCGCTGTTGCTGGAATTGAGCGAGGTTGTACTGGGTGCCTTACCGAGATAGTGGATCTGATATTGCGGTGCACCCGTGACCATGCCGTCGTTGATCCGGTATTCGGTGTCGACGGTGATCCAGTTGGTGTCGTCGGCCTGGAAGGTTTCTGGTGGAACGGGCTGGCAGCTGTTGGTGCTGGTCGGCGAGCAGTCGACTCCACCGAGCGCGCTGATCTCCCAGTCCTCGGCGATCGCGCTCTGGGCCGCGCGCAGCGCGGCCTCGCTCATCTGCATGGCGAGCGAGCGGTCGTAGGTGTTGGCGCTCATCTTCTCCTGGACCCTTGCCTGTTTGATTCCGGAGAGGCCGATCAGGGTGGCGACCATGAGCAGGATCATGGAGATGGCGAGCGCCGCGCCGCGCTGCGAGGATGGCGTGCCCGAAATCGGCTGCTTGATCGTGTTCATTGTGCGCGATTTCTCAATGAGACCAGATAGGTTTGTCGTCCATCCGTTGTGCTTGCGATAGAGATGTTCTGTGCGGTACTGGCGAACGTCAGGGTGATCTCGACCGCGTTGACGTTGCTCCAGTCGGTTATCGTCTCGACGAATTGATTACTGCCGGACAGGCGATAGCGCAACTGCATGTCGGTGACGCCGGGGATGATCTCGGTGGCTTCTGCTTCCGGGGTTCCGGAGCTTCCGACCTCGAGCATCGCACGATAAAGACCTCGCCCGCCTTCAGTCGCTCGTTCATTGTTGCCGATATACCAGAAGGTGGCGTTGAGCCTGGAGACAGAGGCGTTCTTTGGAAACTGGTGGTTCTTGGCCGCTGCCGGCTTGCATGCGTGGGGATGGTCAAGGCCCGTGGTGCAGTTGCCGGGGGTCCCGCCCGTATCGCTGTAGCCGATGATCCCGGATGACTGGTTATAGGTGTTCGCCTGGAAGATGGTCGCGTGGTCGTTGTCGCAAACGATCAGGATCTCGCCGGCTTCGATGTCCGTGGATGCCGGATCGATGGTGATTTGGGTGCCGCTGACATCGTGTGTGGAAACGCCAAAGCCGTTGTCGCGGATCGACTGCAGCTGTAATGCATCGGTGCCATTGACGCGTCCGCCGTTGCTCGATGAGAAACCGATCGCTGATGCGGCCTCGTCACCCTTATATCCCTGGATCGGACGCCATGTTGCCCACCACTCCGGGGAGGTGTTGAGTACGCTGGAGATCCGCTCGTTGCCACAGCCGGTACTGCCCGCCTGACGGATGTCCCGGCTCAACAACTCGAAGGCCGTGCGTTGGTTCTCGATCGTCTCCGCGAGCGCCTCGATCGTTCGTTGACTCTGACGGTTGGCGATGAGCGCGCTGATCGTGCCGCCGGTGACCACCAGGCCGAGCAGCATGGCGATCATGAGTTCGACCAGGGTGAAGCCCTTGCTCGATCGGAGTGAAGTAAGCGGCTCTTTCACAGTAATAACTCGATGGTGAATTGCTGCTGATCGCTGCCGGATGTGCCGCGTGAGTCATCCCATTGCACAATGATGGTACAACTGTTGCCGGTGCACGAGACGCTGCCGGTCGCTCCATCCCCGAGGCTTTTGTCTATCCGTTCGCGCCACTTCGCCAGTGCGACTGCCGGGAAGCTGCTGCCCGTTGGGCTGTCCTGGGACAGAGTGATGTCGAAGTCGCCAGCCTTGGCGCGTTTCGGGACCGCGCGCATCGCCTCGGTGATTGAGTAGGCGTGGATGATGGCCGCGTTCCTGTGGAGCGCGCTCTGGTTGTTTTTCAAGGCACGTATCTGTAACCCAGAGATGCCGAGCAGTCCGATCGAGAGGATGACGACGGCGACGAGCACCTCGATCAGGGTTGCTCCGGATGAAGACTCTTTTTGTTTGTGTGGCAGTGTGTGCTCCATGATCCTGTGACTCAGCAGCTGCTGTTATCGGAAGCGTCGCAACTCCTTATCCTTCCGGTAAAGTTGATCTCTATCTTTCTGGCTTTTCCTTGTAGTTTTATGAGGAAGGATTCTTCAGTTGAGCCGCCGCTGCCCTGGGAAAAACCGGAGGGCAGATAGCTGATGAAGTCCTTGAAGGAGTTCCCCGTGGTGATGGTGACGGCTGGGATGTTTTGTTCGTGTACGGAGATGATCTGATCGTTGCCGTCGATCTGACCTCTCGTGCCCCGGTCGGAGAAGATGATCCAGCCGTTTTCCCAGCCGGAGTCATCGGTGGCGCAAGCGGGTGAGTTGCTCGATGTGGTGGTCGATTTGCAAACGGTGACACGTGTGCCGCGCTTGATTGCCTCGGACCGCGCGACATGGAGCGCCTCCAGGAGGTCGTTGTTGATCACTGCGATACGGTTGGTGGCAACGATCTCGCGGAAGCTGGGTATCGCGACGCTGAGGATGATGGTGAGAATGCTGACGGTCACGATCAGCTCCAGCAAGGTGACGCCTTGTTGGCGGCTGCTGTCTCGAAATGGCTGAAATACTTTCATAAGCCCTGGGCTGACCGCTGTCGGTTCGATCGTTGGCGACGGATCACGGCACTAGTCTAGTGCAAGGGCCGTGGTGCCGACCGGGCATGCTCCACAGTTGAAGCCTAAACCACAGCAAGGGTAGGGGTTCTGGGGGTACGGTGAACCCCTTATACTGACCGTCCATTCGATAACACTTATGTACGCGGAGACGAGGACGAGTCATGCATAACAACCGCACTACCATCACCCAGTACATCATCGAGGAGCAGCGTCACGTCGCCGGGGCCACGGGCGATTTCAGCGGGCTGCTCAACGACGTGGTCACCGCCTGCAAGGTGATCAGCAACATGGTCAACCACGGCGCCCTGGTCGGGGTGCTGGGCAGCGCCGGGCAGGAGAACGTGCAGGGCGAGACGCAGAAGAAGCTCGACGTGCTCTCCAACGACGTCTTCCTCAAGTCGAACGAGTGGGC
Coding sequences within:
- a CDS encoding GspH/FimT family pseudopilin — encoded protein: MKVFQPFRDSSRQQGVTLLELIVTVSILTIILSVAIPSFREIVATNRIAVINNDLLEALHVARSEAIKRGTRVTVCKSTTTSSNSPACATDDSGWENGWIIFSDRGTRGQIDGNDQIISVHEQNIPAVTITTGNSFKDFISYLPSGFSQGSGGSTEESFLIKLQGKARKIEINFTGRIRSCDASDNSSC